In Sulfuriferula plumbiphila, the genomic window TCTTGAATTTTGCATTGCAGTTTCCTCCGTGCTCTCCGTGACCGTGGTTAACTGTTTTTCGAAGAGAGGTCATTACCCGCTACAACGGCATCGCCAGTTTGTCGTTAAGCCGCAGCCAGCCGCGTGCCACGCGGTATAGCACCCATAATCCGGCGATGGAGACGACCGCAATCGCCAGCGGAATGCCGATCAGCGTAAACACCAGCAGCCACGCCACCACTACCCACAGCAAGGCGAACCAGAAAGTGCGGATCTGCCAGCGGAAATGCGATTCCAGATAAGTGCCGCGTGCCTCGCCGCGCTTGATATAGTTGAGCACCACCGCCAGGATCGACGGCCAGCCGGTGAGGAAGGCAGTAACGATGAGCATGGGGCTGAGCAAACCCGTGACCACGGTGAACGCATGCAGACCATAAATCACGTGGGTGATCGTCACCAGGCCATCCGCCGGCAACTTGCCGGCTTCAATATTGTTTTCTGTCACGCTGGCCTCCTGCAACTGGACTGATTGGGATGGGTCAGTATAGCGCCCGCGCGGCGCCTTGCGCGTTTTACCAGCATCAGGGGTGCCATGCAACCGCTTCCCCGGCGCGCCATGCAGCCGGTTATACTGACAGGCATGGCGCCGTGCAATTGGCCTTGTTGCATACAGCGCAACCCATCGCAGCGGCGATTTACCCCGTCAGACAAAATACCCCGTTAATCGAATAAAGGAATTCCAATGAGCAGCATGAATGCACTGCTACTCTACTGTCGCGCCGGGTTCGAAAAAGAATGCGCGGGCGAAATCATGGCCTGGGCGACCGAGCTGGGCGTACATGGCTACGTCAGAGCCGCCGAGCAAACCGGCTGGGTCCTGTTCCAGGCTGAAACGCAGGATGAGATCACGCTGATTACCAGCGAGCTACCCTTTACCCGCCTCATTTTTGCGCGCCAGTGGGTGCAAGTCGCGGCGCTGATTCAGGGCATGCCTGAGGGCGACCGCCTTACCGCAGTCAAGGCCGCCGTGAGCCAGCTTGCGCCACGCTATTCTGAAATCCGGGTGGAAACCCCCGACACCGATGTCGCCAAAACGCGTCTGGGATTTTGTGGGCGTTTCACCCGTCCGCTCACCGCGGCGCTGGAAAAAACCCGCCAGTTGGTTCCCGGCGCGAGCGCGCCGCGCCTGCATGTGTGTTTTGTGGCCGACGATGCGGCTTATGTGGGCATCTCCGATCCGGCCAATTCCGCGCCGTGGTTCATGGGTATCCCGCGCGTGCGCGTCGGGCGCGATGCACCGAGCCGCTCCGCCGGCAAGCTGGCGGAAGCACTGATGGTGTTTCTCGACGGCAGCAACGCGCATGAACTCAAGGCCGGAATGCGCGCTGTCGACCTGGGCGCCTCGCCCGGCGGCTGGGCGTGGGTGCTGGCGCAAAAAGGCATCCGCGTCACCGCCGTGGATAACGGTCCGATGGCTGCAGCGGCGATGGCCACCGAAATGGTCGAGCACATGCGCGGCGACGGCTTCACCTACCGGCCGCATCATCCGGTGAACTGGCTGGTGTGCGACATGGTGGAAAGCCCGTCGCGCATTGCCCAGCTGGTGGCGGAATGGATCGCGCGCGGCCATGCCCGCCACGCCATTTTCAATCTCAAACTGCCGATGAAAAAACGCCTGGAAGAAGTGCGCCGCTGCGAAGAAATTATCGCCAAACGGCTGGAGCGCGAAGATATGAGCTACACTTTGCAGATCAAACAGCTGTATCACGACCGCGAGGAAGTGACGCTATGTTTGATGCGTGACAAGGCGTGAAACCAACCCCCCTGTTTAGTCTATTCAATCCCCTGTTGCCGGGAATACATCTAGTCACATCCATGTAACTGAAACAAGCGGAGGTGTGCATGACGGCATTGCGCAAAAATCGACCCGATACAGCGCAGAAACAACGTATGGTGGGGGTCGCGTCAGCGCTCGGCTTCCCTCGATCGCGCGCTCGAGTGGCGGCGTCTGTTTACCGAGGTTTGGGGCACCTTTCTGCTGGTCATGGTTGCTGCCGGTGGCGGGCGCTGAGTGCCGGACTGGTGAACACGATTCTCGGCACCGCCTCAGGAGCGCGCAACACCGGCACCAACGGCGCCATCGCGGTGGGCGGCTAGCTTGCCCTGGCAGGGGCTTGGGCGGCGCCGATCAGTGGCGCCCTGATGAACCCGGTGCGCTTCCTGGCGCCGCACCTGGTGCGTGGCGACTTCGGCACCACCTGGATCGGTCGGGCCGGATCCGGGCGCGCTGATCGGGCAAGTGGGCTGTAATGAACTTGCGATGACCAGGCTACATGCAATGCTGAAAGGAGCTTGACAGACCGATGAATTCCAAACCTTCTAAACCTTCTAAACCCGTATCACCTTCACATAGCCATGACAAATTATCCGAAGCTGGACTGGACCAGATCAACGAGAACATCGGCGCCATTTCAGCGTTCTACGCGCGCGAAAAACAAAAGATCAGTCCGTCGCAACGGTTCCTGGAGAACATTAGCCATTTTGTCGGACAGCCGCTTTATTTCGGTTCGATCCTGCTGTTTGTTTCAGCCTGGATTTTGGCCAATGTATTTGCGCGCCAACTCGGGTTGGTGGAATTTGACGAACCTCCATTTCTTTGGCTGCAAGGTACGGTCAGTTTGGGTGCGTTGTTGACAACAACAGTGGTTGCGATCAAGCAAAATCGCATGGCCAAGATGGAGGAACAGCGCGCGCACCTGGATCTACAGGTCAATCTGCTGACCGAACAGAAAAGTACCAAAATCATTGACCTGCTGGAAGAACTGAGACGCGATCTGCCCATGGTCAAAAACCGCTATGATCCTGAAGCGGAAGCATTCCAGGAATCGACCGACCCACATCTGGTTCTCGCGGCGCTGGATGAACAGGGAGTGTCGGCGGAGCAGCCACAGGATACGGGAGAGGCTAAAACCGATGTTGAGCGGAATAAACCTGGAAAG contains:
- a CDS encoding DUF4870 family protein encodes the protein MTENNIEAGKLPADGLVTITHVIYGLHAFTVVTGLLSPMLIVTAFLTGWPSILAVVLNYIKRGEARGTYLESHFRWQIRTFWFALLWVVVAWLLVFTLIGIPLAIAVVSIAGLWVLYRVARGWLRLNDKLAMPL
- the rlmM gene encoding 23S rRNA (cytidine(2498)-2'-O)-methyltransferase RlmM — encoded protein: MSSMNALLLYCRAGFEKECAGEIMAWATELGVHGYVRAAEQTGWVLFQAETQDEITLITSELPFTRLIFARQWVQVAALIQGMPEGDRLTAVKAAVSQLAPRYSEIRVETPDTDVAKTRLGFCGRFTRPLTAALEKTRQLVPGASAPRLHVCFVADDAAYVGISDPANSAPWFMGIPRVRVGRDAPSRSAGKLAEALMVFLDGSNAHELKAGMRAVDLGASPGGWAWVLAQKGIRVTAVDNGPMAAAAMATEMVEHMRGDGFTYRPHHPVNWLVCDMVESPSRIAQLVAEWIARGHARHAIFNLKLPMKKRLEEVRRCEEIIAKRLEREDMSYTLQIKQLYHDREEVTLCLMRDKA
- a CDS encoding DUF1003 domain-containing protein encodes the protein MNSKPSKPSKPVSPSHSHDKLSEAGLDQINENIGAISAFYAREKQKISPSQRFLENISHFVGQPLYFGSILLFVSAWILANVFARQLGLVEFDEPPFLWLQGTVSLGALLTTTVVAIKQNRMAKMEEQRAHLDLQVNLLTEQKSTKIIDLLEELRRDLPMVKNRYDPEAEAFQESTDPHLVLAALDEQGVSAEQPQDTGEAKTDVERNKPGKNS